CAAAATAGCCAGTGGAATAACAATAATCAAGGCCAAAGCAACAATAATCAATGGAATAACCAGAATCAAGGACAGAATAACCAGTGGAGTAATCAGAACCAAgggcaaaacaataacaaccaaTGGAATAATCAGAACCAAGGTTCCAACGGCCAATggcaaaatcaaaatcaagGATCTGGAGGAAGTAACCAATGGAACAACCAGAACCAAGGTCAGAATCAGCAATGGAGCAACAATAATCAAGGTCAAAGTAGTAACAACCAATGGAGTAACAATAATCAAGGTCAGAATCAGCAATCGAGCAACAATAATCAAGGTCAAAGTAGTAACAATCAATGGAGTAACAATAATCAAGGTCAGAACCAGCAATCGAGCAACAATAATCAAGGTCAAAGTAGCAACAACCAATGGAGTAACAATAATCAAGGTCAGAATCAGCAATCGAGCAACAATAATCAAGGTCAAAGTAGTAACAACCAATGGAGTAACAATAATCAAGGTCAGAATCAGCAATCGAGCAACAATAATCAAGGTCAAAGTAGTAACAACCAATGGAGTAACAATAATCAAGGTCAGAATCAGCAATCGAGCAACAATAATCAAGGTCAAAGTAGCAACAACCAATGGAGTAACAATAATCAAGGTCAGAATCAGCAATCGAGCAACAATAATCAAGGTCAAAGTAGTAACAACCAATGGAGTAGCAATAATCAAGGTCAGAATCAGCAATCGAGCAACAATAATCAAGGTCAAAGTAGTAACAACCAATGGAGTAACAATAATCAAGGCCAAAATAACCAATTTAATAATCAAAACCAGGgtcaaaataataacaatcaGTACAACAACCAAAATCAAGGACAAAACAATCAATGGAGTAATCAGAACCAAGGACAAGATAATAGCAACCAGTGGAACAATCAAAACCAGGGTCAAAATAACCAATGGAACAATCAGAACCAAGgtcaaaataataacaatcaaTGGAATAACAATAATCAAGGCCAAAATAACCAATGGAACAACCAAAATCAAGGgcaaaataataacaaccAGTGGAACAACAATAATCAGGGTCAAAACAACCAATGGAACAATCAGAATCAACAGTCAAATAGTAATACTCAATGGAATAATCAAAGTCAAAGTGAAAGTCATCAAACGAGTACGCAAACACAGAACTCTACCACTAGTAATCAGTTTAATAATCAAAGTCAGGGACAAAACCAAGAATCGAACAACCAGAATCAAGGTCAGAACAGTAATAATCAATGGAACAACCAGAATCAAGGTCAAAACCAACAGTCGACCAATCAGAACCAGGGAGCGAATAATAACAACCAATCGAGCAATGGAAACCAAGGACAAaatcagcaaacaaacaaccaaaatcAGGGACAAAGTAATAACAATCAATCGAACAATAATAGCCAGGGTCAAAATCAAGGATCAAATAGTAATAATCAAAATCAAAGtcaaaataacaataacaatcaaaGCTCCAGTAGTAACTCGAATagccaacaaaacaatcaaaaccaaTCGTCTAACAACAATCAGAACCAAGGACAAGgacaaaatacacaaaaccaAAGCTCTCAAAATAATAACCAGAATCAATCGAATCAGCAGCAAAGTAATGCATCCAGTACGAACGGAAACAATCAAACTAACCaatcgaacaacaacaattcAAATCAAAGCTCCAACAACCAAAATAATCAGTCGTCCTCTGGACCAAGCCAATCCAATGAAAATAATCAGCAAAACGCAAATAATAATCAGCAGTCTTCGGGAAATCAAAACACCAATAACCAGAGCTCTACTACTCCTGCCACTGTTGTTTCACAATCAACTTCCACCGAAGCTCCAATAGAATCTAGCACCACTACGACAACTTCGACCACTATGGCACTGCCAGAAATGCAATCCACAACATCCACAACTGCTCAACAGATGACAACAACTACATCTACTACTGTTGCTCCAACTTCTGctcctactactactactactactgctactactaccacaGTCATAGTAACAACCTCAGCAGAACCATCAACACCTTCATCTTCTGGCATTCCGTCGTCTACTGAAATGGTTTCCTCAACACAATCCCCTAGTAGTGTGACATCTTTCCAGAGTGTGCCAACTAGCTCTGAAACGCCTGTTACTACTCAAAGCACCACTACCACAGCTACACAAACCACATCAACATCTAGTAGCTCCGCCACTGAACCGTCCACAACACAAGTTACTACTCCAGAGGAAGCTGAGAAAACAACTACTCTTTCTTCCTCtacaacacaaacacccacCACACAGGCTCAAAGCCAAACACAATCATCTTCCATTAGTGAATTTTCTacaccaccacacaccacaccaacaCATGTTCCGGAAGCATcaaccacacaaacaccccagaacacaacaacagaaTCAAGTGCGGAAACATCGTCGATTGGAAGTACCGAAACAACCACACCCACTCAAACAAATACACCCGAGAAGCCATCAACGGCTATTGTAACTAAACCCTTAGAAACTGCTACTACACAAATCACCGAGTCTGTCACACTCACACCtgaaacaacacaacataGTGAAAACAGTACACTAGAACCCACTACACAACACTCCACTACTCAATCCACTAGCCCACAGGAACAGTCAAGCACTGAGCGATCAACAACAGTGGCTGAGCCAAGCACTCTAGAGCCCATCACCGAAAAATCCACGGTGACAGAAGAACCCACCACACTCATCGTACCTACACACGAAACAACCACCCAGGCACCTTCGACGGAGGTGCCCTCCACAACACCACCTACACCAGCTTCTACGGAGGCAAACACTACACACGAAAACACATCCACACCAGAACCcacagcaacacaaacaacTAGCACCGAACCTTCGGCGCCTGCTTCTAGTTCCACGGCAGAAGCCACCTCAGAGGTGCCAACTACACAACCGATACACACTACACAGTCATCTACGGTGGTGTCTTCCCAAGAAACAACTACACAACCTACACCACCAACCACACAATCCACCACAATGCTCACCACAATCGTTATGCAAAGTACTCAGTCCACAACCACTCTCTCTTCTTCAGCACAACCGTCAAGTACTACGCAGCGTCCGTCCTCTGTATCAACCAGCTCCGGCTCTACCACGAGCCAACCGTCCTCGGCTGGATCTGCCCCAGCATGCACTGAAGACGGATTCATGGGAGATCCGAACGATTGCAAGAAGTTCTACCGTTGCGTTTCCAATGGCAATGGACAATTTACGCGCTATGAGTTCCGCTGCGGAGATGGAACTGTATGGGATGACAATGCTGGCAGTTGCAACCATGATTGGGCCGTGCAGGATGGTCGATGTGGCAAGCCGAATGGGCAAGGATCGGGACCTAATGAAACTGGTACTGGACCAAATGGATCTGAAGGTAATGGAAGTGGACCTAATGGACCTAATGGAACGAGTGAACCGACCGAGGGGCCAACCGCTTCAAATGGAACTGATGGACCAAACAGTGGACCAACAGGGCCTAACGAATCTTCCAATGGCCCTAACGGACCAGATGGGCCTAAAGAACCTAACGGACCTGAACAACCAACTGGATCAACCGGACCTGATGGACCCAGTGGAACCACTGGAACTGATGGATCAAATCAAACGAATGGACCCGAAGAATCCACACCTGCTGCGCAGCAGTCCACTACGGTTCCACCGtgccagcaacaaacaaccacTACCACCCAAACGCCCTCGGTACCCGCCGGAAGTAATGGTGTATGCGAGCAAGAAGGATTTATGGAACATCCGTCGAATTGTAAGAAGTTCTATCGATGTGTCGACAACGGCAACGGAGGGTACGATCGATACGAGTTCACTTGCGGTCCCGGTACCGTGTGGGACAATGACATTCTTGCCTGTAACCATCCAACGTCTGTCCAAAACTCCAAATGTGGAACTGGAGGTGAAACTGCATCCTCTCAGTACCCGGGTAGTTCGTCCGGTCCCGGCAATACTTATCTGCCACCAGCACAATCCTCCAGCACGGAATCGATGCCAAGTACTACGGAGCAAACAATGAGTAGTCTGGAACCAGAATCGCTTACCACCGGTGCTACCGATGCGACTAGTCAGGAAACAACCAGCGGTGCAAGTAGTACAACGACACCAGCCGAATCTGGACCATCCACCACCGAAGCAGCCAAGGAAGAAAATTCGTCCGCTGCTCAAGAACAAACGACTGAATCGCAGAGTCAAACCACAGAATCTTCCAAGGGAGAAACGACTGCTAATCCACAAGAGCAGACAACCGGATCGCAAAGCCAGCCATCCACTACTGAAGCGGGAGATTCATCCACTACTCCTGAAGGGGCTACCGAAACATCGACAATGCCATCATCGGAAGGTTGCGATTCGGAAGGATTTAAGCCTCATCCGACCAACTGTAAGATGTTCTACCGCTGTGTCGACAATGGCAAGGGTGGCTACACGAAGTACGAGTTCACTTGCTCGGAGGGCACTGGATGGGACGAAAGCAAACAGGCGTGTAATTATGAGTACGAAATTCCCAACTGTGGTGCAGACCGCCCACCAGAGCCAGAACCCGAGCCAAGCGGAACGGATATGACGACCGGAACTAGCGATGGTACCACTACCGCTGCAACGGACGCAACAACTACACAAGCTCAGACCGATGGTACTACTGCTGGGCAAGAGACTACAACTGCCAGACAAGATATGACGACAGCTTCAACGCAGGAAACAACCACAGCTCCGgttgaacaacaaacaactacAACAGAGGCCAGCCAAGAATCGACAACAGCAACCGGCGACTCAACTACAGCTTCTTCATCGGCGCAGGAAACGACTACCACCGCCGGCACTGGACAAGAAATGACAACCTCCAACGAAATGGCGTCCGAAATGACAACCGCACAGGGTCAGGAAATGACCACCGCTGGTAGTGAAATGACTACTGAAAGTTCGCAGCAAACTACTACAATGGGGGGTTCGTCTTCCTCGGGCGAGTGTACTGAGGAAGGTTTTATGGGCAATCCGGACGATTGCCGGAAGTTCTACCGGTGTGTAGACAACGGCAAGGGTGGATACAATAAGTATGATTTCACTTGCGGCGAAGGTACCGCATGGGATCAGGCACTGCAAACATGTAATCAT
The Anopheles moucheti chromosome 2, idAnoMoucSN_F20_07, whole genome shotgun sequence genome window above contains:
- the LOC128296808 gene encoding mucin-22-like, producing MDRNMTQASGSMTQNGITTNTTSSQTSAASQMSNYNNMTTFVQGANGQGSSSSSSSSSSSSSSSSSSSSSSSSSSSSSGNFGGNNQWNNQGSGGQWSNQNQGSSGNNQWNNQGSGNNNQWNNQNQGSNNHQWNNNNQGQSNNNQWNNQNQGQNNQWSNQNQGQNNNNQWNNQNQGSNGQWQNQNQGSGGSNQWNNQNQGQSSNNQWSNNNQGQNQQSSNNNQGQSSNNQWSNNNQGQNQQSSNNNQGQSSNNQWSNNNQGQNQQSSNNNQGQSSNNQWSNNNQGQNQQSSNNNQGQSSNNQWSNNNQGQNQQSSNNNQGQSSNNQWSSNNQGQNQQSSNNNQGQSSNNQWSNNNQGQNNQFNNQNQGQNNNNQYNNQNQGQNNQWSNQNQGQDNSNQWNNQNQGQNNQWNNQNQGQNNNNQWNNNNQGQNNQWNNQNQGQNNNNQWNNNNQGQNNQWNNQNQQSNSNTQWNNQSQSESHQTSTQTQNSTTSNQFNNQSQGQNQESNNQNQGQNSNNQWNNQNQGQNQQSTNQNQGANNNNQSSNGNQGQNQQTNNQNQGQSNNNQSNNNSQGQNQGSNSNNQNQSQNNNNNQSSSSNSNSQQNNNNSNQSSNNQNNQSSSGPSQSNENNQQNANNNQQSSGNQNTNNQSSTTPATVVSQSTSTEAPIESSTTTTTSTTMALPEMQSTTSTTAQQMTTTTSTTVAPTSAPTTTTTTATTTTVIVTTSAEPSTPSSSGIPSSTEMVSSTQSPSSVTSFQSVPTSSETPVTTQSTTTTATQTTSTSSSSATEPSTTQVTTPEEAEKTTTLSSSTTQTPTTQAQSQTQSSSISEFSTPPHTTPTHVPEASTTQTPQNTTTESSAETSSIGSTETTTPTQTNTPEKPSTAIVTKPLETATTQITESVTLTPETTQHSENSTLEPTTQHSTTQSTSPQEQSSTERSTTVAEPSTLEPITEKSTVTEEPTTLIVPTHETTTQAPSTEVPSTTPPTPASTEANTTHENTSTPEPTATQTTSTEPSAPASSSTAEATSEVPTTQPIHTTQSSTVVSSQETTTQPTPPTTQSTTMLTTIVMQSTQSTTTLSSSAQPSSTTQRPSSVSTSSGSTTSQPSSAGSAPACTEDGFMGDPNDCKKFYRCVSNGNGQFTRYEFRCGDGTVWDDNAGSCNHDWAVQDGRCGKPNGQGSGPNETGTGPNGSEGNGSGPNGPNGTSEPTEGPTASNGTDGPNSGPTGPNESSNGPNGPDGPKEPNGPEQPTGSTGPDGPSGTTGTDGSNQTNGPEESTPAAQQSTTVPPCQQQTTTTTQTPSVPAGSNGVCEQEGFMEHPSNCKKFYRCVDNGNGGYDRYEFTCGPGTVWDNDILACNHPTSVQNSKCGTGGETASSQYPGSSSGPGNTYLPPAQSSSTESMPSTTEQTMSSLEPESLTTGATDATSQETTSGASSTTTPAESGPSTTEAAKEENSSAAQEQTTESQSQTTESSKGETTANPQEQTTGSQSQPSTTEAGDSSTTPEGATETSTMPSSEGCDSEGFKPHPTNCKMFYRCVDNGKGGYTKYEFTCSEGTGWDESKQACNYEYEIPNCGADRPPEPEPEPSGTDMTTGTSDGTTTAATDATTTQAQTDGTTAGQETTTARQDMTTASTQETTTAPVEQQTTTTEASQESTTATGDSTTASSSAQETTTTAGTGQEMTTSNEMASEMTTAQGQEMTTAGSEMTTESSQQTTTMGGSSSSGECTEEGFMGNPDDCRKFYRCVDNGKGGYNKYDFTCGEGTAWDQALQTCNHENVVEMCGGQTGNTSNNTNQTQSSSTTTTTTTTTTTQAPSTTTTRQSSTTSTTSTTTTTTTTSTTQAPSTTASSTTTSTTQTPSTTTKTQSTTSATTTSSAPSSTTASSSSSSSSSSSTTTTQSMQSSSESTTERMKASSSSTTPVNCTEAGYFPNPDDCTKFYRCVDWDGMGENFSVFHFDCPEGTIWDPAVNTCNHEDSVQPPRNCSKAAPAETTESNAESTTSVTEEPGSTTEAAPMTTAQQTDATAAAGTQQETTTDSMSSETTAAGKEETTTQAQMMTTTEGAAQETTTAAAQETTEATTTTEASQETTTAAANETTTMAAQESTTMAAQETTTMAAQETTTMAAQETTTMAAQETTTMAAQETTTMAAQETTTMAAQESTTSGSQQETTTASGGEQEMTTMGQSEMTTEAAGQEQTTEGMESSTEPASQECPAGCMSSCPPVDEDQERFVCPTGFKRHPKNCNLFYQCTEKPNSYDYSIVVFSCPNDTVYQEDRTQCTEPAEGDDRCKASNLRSQLRNTRQLPVMQLGSMEPLCPTDGHFAIDDQKCSSTFLRCTQGRSGLQPNMYRCPKGYVYWRVSRRCERVQKIPECQTTPMQERSELPVEWINIGNRRRSLF